In Oryza sativa Japonica Group chromosome 1, ASM3414082v1, the genomic stretch TATTGATTGGATTTGCCAAAGTGTAAAGAATCTTTATCAAACTGCCATGGCCTACCTAATAACATAGAACATGCTTGCATAGGCACAACATCACAGTTGATTGAATCATGATAAGAACCAATGGCAAAATGTACTCTTACCAATCGTGTTACCTTTACCTTGCCGCTGCTATTAAGCCATTGAATATAGTAGGGCTGTGGATGTGGCTGTGTGCTCAATGCAAGTTTCTCCACCATTTCAGCACTAGCCAAATTATTGCAGCTTCCTCCATCTATGATCACGCGGCAAGAGCGTTCCTTGATCACACACTTGGTTTGAAACAAGGTGTGGCGCTGATTCTGTTCAGCCCTTTCCATTTGTGCGCTTAGCACTCGCTGCACCATGAGGCTCTCATAGTGCTCTGCAGCTTCAGCCCCAATGTGTTCCTCATCTTGGTGGGGCGCGTCACCTTCCCCTGCATTGTTAGTTGCAAGCAAAGCATAGGTTTCTTCATCTAAATCACTAGCGGAGGAGTACCCACCATCAGCTCTCACAATCATTACACGAGTGCTTGGGCAGTCCTTGCGCACGTGACCATAGCCCTTGCAGCGTAGGCACTGAATATCTCTTGTTCTTCCTGATGAAGCTACTGATGATGAGCTCTTGGAAGGTGTAGCAGCAACCCCTCTTGTTGGTTCACTCGGGCATGGTGTAGAGTTTGTTGTAGAGGGACGCAGCTTGTTGCTTGAGGACGATGGTGCTGCTGCTCGAGTTGACGGTGCAGCAGCGTTAGAAGATGTCCAAGAGCTAGCACGACCTGCAGAAATGTTAGTCCTGAAGCTAGCTCTTCGTCCCTGTACTTCCCTTTCAGctttacaagcaagatgaaacaaACGATTAATTGAATTATATTCTTTGTAGGCTAGAATGTCCTGAATTTCTCGGTTCAGCCCACCCATGAATCTAGCCATACCAGCATCAtcattttctaccaatccacaACGAAGCATTCCTGTTTGCAAAGCTTGATAATACTCCTCTACAGATTTGTTTCCCTGTCTAAGTTGTTGCAATTTGTGCAGCAAATCACGTGCATGATATGAAGGAACAAATCTAGCTCGCATGACTCTTTTCATTGCATCCTAGGTTTGGGGAGTGTTATTTGGATTGGAACGAACAAATTCACTCCACCAAATGGATGCAAAATCAGTGAACTCACTAGTAGCAGCCCTAACACGTTTATTCTCAGGAAAATCATGGCAAGCAAATTTCTGATCAATGGCTAACTCCCAAGTAAGATATGCATCAGGgtcatattttccatcaaagCAAGGAATGGTAAACTTGATCTTGCCTAAAGAATCATCATTATCACGTACCTCCCGCCGTGGTGGAGCGCCCATGCCATGGCGCTGCCGGCGCTGTTGTCTTTGTGGACGACCAAGTACCTCCTCATCATGCTCAGTGTCAGCAGCATACTCCAGTTCTTCCCTTGCTGCGATGCTGCTATTAGCATCATGGCCATTGTGGTTGCGCCTAGCCGATCCATCATGACCATCTTGGCCCATTCTCTCCAACGTATTCAAGATACCTGCAAGAGAAGTGTTCACAGCCACAAGGGACCTCTCCAATGAGGAAAGCTTGGAGTTGGTGTCAATTTGAGCAGCCTCCAATTGACCAAGGCGATCATTGGCGACCCTAACATCCTCATCAAGGCCTTCAGCATGCTCCCTCACTTGGCGCTCAAAATGTTGTATGATGCCCCTCGTACGTGGTGAATGTTGAGGGTGCTCCCCCGATCCTCCTGTCATGGTTAATGGGAAGAAACAATTCACAAGAAATATGTCCTATCAACTATTGGAGCTAGGTGTTGTCCATCTACACTTCTACCAAACTTGTGCAAACGAGTTCTTACATGTTCTTACTTTGTTATGTAAAAGGCGTTGGCAAATAGTAAGAACAGCAACAATGGTTAGTAGTACCGGAGCTGACAACAAGCACGATCCTGTGATATAGTAGATAAAAATTTGTGGAGCTATAGGTGGCTGCAAGTAATATCAAGGTACAGCTAGAACCACATTAATCAAAGCAAGTTGAATAATCATTCAACGATGGTATTGTACTGGTCCTAGGCAAAACCCtttagagacgcgagcctagtcACAAGCGTAGCCACTCAAAATAGCACGAAAATAACACAaacaaaacaacaacaacaacaacttcctctcttcccttcctttttttttccttctcttcacttctgatttttttttctttctttttttttgttttctttctttttttttgtacagCAAGCTCAAAGCTTCAGCTAACAAGTCAAAACAAGAAGTAATGATGGGTTGGTTGGCTAGTTACATGATTCAGCCAACAAGTCAAAAGTGAGAGCACTTAAATGCTTTCTTGGGAAGGGCTGATTCACTTCAAAAAGTTGCAAAAGGGTTGGCTGTTGGTGGAGGCAGCAATAAATGCATTTGGGGGTGGCTGATGTGGTGATGAGGGTGCTGCTGGTTGTGGTGGACGAAATTTGGTGGGGTTGGAGGTGGATTTCGTGGTGAATATGGTGGTGATAGTGGCAGCGGGATGAAGATAAATGAAGTGATGGTGGAAGTGTTTGCGGTGATGAATTCGTGagcagaactcgaaactctaaaggACTAAACTACTAGAACCAGCAACTCAACCAATCGATGCAATCGAAAACTCAGCAAGCAAAGACTAAGTAGAACAGCAAAGGCTcaacatgttttggtgatttcggGTCTGACCTATTTTAGTGGTTTTTCTTTTGGGCTGTAGGTAAAAACAAAGAAGTGATAAAATCTCTCACCGAGCAACttgagctctgataccacttgatgcagcaacgggggttcccgatctttcgatgagaggaggataaacttcgatttggggaaggatacgacgttggcggtccgactacaactaccacaggggtgctgcgccttagcaaccggtacaccgactccacgttgttgctgttcttgccgtgccaagaacaaccttgaacctgcaagcaatcgaagaacaagcaagaacaagttgacaaggaaacagctcacggcacttgtcaaatgatgaaacttaaacaaaccaaaatggggttcggaatacaagtatccgggtggtctagccgacacacgcgagtacaaggaagtagctgcagctaaacttacatcaaaacaaaacccaaagtgcaaaatggtggctgctaggagtttatataggtggaggaatgaccaggagaggaggtgggagcaaaccctaggttttgtgGACCCCTAATGGGCTGTAATGATGGCTGTAATGAtacaaggcccaagcccaagtttctgatgtaaagaactattttcgtcattctgagcagcctgggtcaaagttgatggtgaggccacacatagctgaaagtagacgacgagatctttccaacaagtactcatttgccccgtttgccctccggagtgaagagcattgacttcatcaaatcagcgctgctagtgctgcttgcgatttggttcctctcccatattcctgataattaagttcacgagctcgagctctagtcattggtccttgctgtgcaataggcgtggttgtatcgttggaagggatgtcctcatcaggtTTGGATAAGGAGTCTGCATTCTATCTGGACATAACCGCTAGAGGATCGTTCCTGCACAAAACGCCGTCAGAAGGAAGAACAATTTTGGATCGCATTCTagaaaatacttccttcatGACGCACTCCAATGAACCCCAGCCGGAGGTATCCGTGTCCAAGATAGAGGAACCTCTAACGATCGAGCTACTTGCTGAACCATCCACTTCTGTTAGCTCGGTTGATGAGAAGGTTCCTGAGCAGCTGTCCGTCGAGAATGATGAAATTCAGACTCTGGATCGTGCCGCAATCCTGTTCAGGGACGGCTTTGATGAAGACTACGGCAATAACTTGAACTATTTTAGCAAGAGGAAACCACCCGTTTCTTTGTCACCTCCAGGTCCTATGGAACTCGGGTTCCTACGAGAAACTGTCCGGGAGTTAACATTCATAATGAGTGATGAATGGTTAAGGGAGGCAGAGCTTTCATCCGAAGTAATTCGAATAAATACCGCTCCCCGAATCATTCCTTGCCATCTGGAAGGGAATGACGTCGGTATTCTCTACAGTCTAACTGTCGGGGCCAATCTCGTTTCAGAGTCTTTTGCATTCGCTTATTTAAGCGATAAGACAGTGACCCCGACAAACAAATTCTTCAAACATCCAAGCGGAAATATCATCGAAGGATTTGGGATTGTGCAAGATGTGCTTGTCTGCTTTGAAGATAGGGAGGCGATCTTGGATTTCCATGCCTTTGAAATCCAAGATTTTGACATCCTAATCGGGCTGCCAATTGAGCAACTTCTCATCAACACACCCCGATTAGATAGCCTCAAAATAACACTGGGAGAGACTGAATTTTCAATTCCATTCTCACGGGCAAGGATCGCCTTGACCGACCCTCTCCCAGAAATTGAGTCAGCGGAAGAGGTTATTGCAGTTCCCCCTCACGAGTCTCCCGAGGCCCTTCTGGAAGATGAGGTCCCCTATTTCATCAAAGAGTAAGTGGATCCTGGTGAGACTCTCGACCTGCCAATCATGGAACCGCCACCTCGACCTCCGCTTGAGCTTAAACCTCTACCTCCAGGCCTATGATATGCTTTCCTACACAATGACAGAGTGGCCCCTGTCATAATCAGTGACAAGCTCTCTGAAGACGAGACTCAACATCTTCTCACCGTGTTGGAAAAGCATCGTTCTGTTCTTGGCTACTCGCTTCAAGACCACAGGGGGATTAATCCCGCGCTTTGCACCCATCGTATTCCTATTGACCCCGAGAGTACTCCCTCTAGGGAACCTTAACGATGGCTCATTAATGCAATGCGAGAAGTTGTAAAGAAGGAAGTCTTGAAACTCCTGCATGCCAGGATTATTTATCTCGTACCATACAGCGAGTGGGTTAGCCCAGTTCAGGTCGTGCCAAAGAAGGGAGGAATGACGGCCGTTGCAAATGCTCAAAATGAACTAATCCCGCAACGAACCGTAACCGGATGGAGAATGTGCATCGATTACAGGAAACTTAACAAGGCTACAAAAAAGAATCATTTCCCGCTACCCTTCGTTGATGAAATGTTGGAACGGTTGGCAAAtcattcctttttctgtttcctTGATGGGTATTCCGGGTATCATCAAATTCCTATCCATCCGGAGAACTAAAGTAAGACTACGTTCACATGTCCATATGGCACCTATGCATACTGTAGGATGTCTTTTGGACTGTGTAATGCTCCTGCATCTTTCCAAAGATGTATGATGTCTATTTTCTCGGACATGATCGAAGACATCATGGAAGTCTTCATGAATGACTTCTCGGTCTATCGAAAGACTTTCGGTCATTGTCTACAGAATTTAGACAAAGTCTTAGAACGATACCAAGAAAAGGACCTGGTGCTTAATTGGGAAAAGTGCCATTTCATGGTCTGTGAAGGGATAGTTCTTGGGCATCGAGTGTTCGAACGAGGAATCGAAGTTGATCGGGCTAAAATTGATGTTATAGAtcagcttcctcctcctgtgAACATCAAAGGAATCCACAGCTT encodes the following:
- the LOC107280205 gene encoding uncharacterized protein → MKRVMRARFVPSYHARDLLHKLQQLRQGNKSVEEYYQALQTGMLRCGLVENDDAGMARFMGGLNREIQDILAYKEYNSINRLFHLACKAEREVQGRRASFRTNISAGRASSWTSSNAAAPSTRAAAPSSSSNKLRPSTTNSTPCPSEPTRGVAATPSKSSSSVASSGRTRDIQCLRCKGYGHVRKDCPSTRVMIVRADGGYSSASDLDEETYALLATNNAGEGDAPHQDEEHIGAEAAEHYESLMVQRVLSAQMERAEQNQRHTLFQTKCVIKERSCRVIIDGGSCNNLASAEMVEKLALSTQPHPQPYYIQWLNSSGKVKVTRLVRVHFAIGSYHDSINCDVVPMQACSMLLGRPWQFDKDSLHFGKSNQYSFVHNGKKLVLHPMSPEVILKDELARASKQKNQERTRSEHLIAANELEKHKKKPTNSVQNNKNEIKLKGSCFIATKSDLDEVDTDTVVCYALVCKETLFPIEDTPISLPPPVTNLLQEYADIFPKEVLPGLPPIRGIEHQIDLIPGASLPNRAPYRTNPEETKEIQRQVQELLDKGYVRESLSPCSVPVLLVPKKDGSWRMCVDCRAINNITIRYRHPIPRLDDMLDELSGSLVFSKIDLRSGYH